One stretch of Natronobacterium gregoryi SP2 DNA includes these proteins:
- a CDS encoding ABC1 kinase family protein — MIAYARDRRRFLLFGGRRQVDPETHRYRANVLLESLLDLGPTFIKLGQLLSTRPDVLPPAYIDVLSSLQDDVPPAEWDGAKEVLEDELGPVDDRFVSFDTDPISGASLGQVYRARIDDDGTREVAVKIRRPGVEELVRADLRVIHWSLPILLYFVDDARAFSLENLADEFSKTIREEMDYEREAEMLQEIKSNLAVDDRCVVPDVIESHSSPRVLTMEYIGGTKINDVEELDRRGIDRGEIAENLQRVYMQMIIDDGVFHADPHPGNLAVTDDGRIVFYDFGMSGRVDEYLQEKIVDFYAAVANQDIESILDVLIEIGTLSPDADRAVMTDVIELAIQDARGEDIEQYRVHQVIGRVEDSIYEFPLRLPKNLALVLRVATVVEGVCVTLDQDYDFIATATDYLIEQGYREESIRRYIRESGEQILQSADSLTRIAPKTERALDRLERDDLSVRVGVEDSQNVFENLAKRLIYGMLLTMSLFSMGVLYALEAPEASLVAAAFSVVVGIQLYRSFRRVRAIRARPQFTRQSLRQRRGDE, encoded by the coding sequence TTGATCGCGTACGCCCGTGACCGTCGTCGATTCCTCCTGTTTGGCGGTCGAAGGCAGGTCGATCCCGAGACACATCGGTATCGCGCCAACGTCTTGCTCGAGTCACTTCTCGATCTCGGACCGACGTTCATCAAACTCGGTCAGTTGCTGTCGACCCGACCCGACGTCTTGCCCCCAGCGTACATCGACGTGCTCTCGTCGCTACAAGACGACGTTCCGCCGGCAGAGTGGGACGGCGCAAAGGAGGTGCTCGAGGACGAACTCGGGCCGGTCGACGACCGGTTCGTCTCCTTCGACACCGACCCGATAAGCGGTGCGAGCCTGGGACAGGTGTACCGCGCTCGGATCGACGACGACGGAACGCGCGAGGTCGCAGTCAAGATCCGGCGACCCGGCGTCGAAGAACTCGTTCGGGCCGATCTCCGCGTCATTCACTGGTCGCTGCCGATCCTGCTGTACTTCGTCGACGACGCCCGAGCGTTCTCGCTCGAGAACCTCGCCGACGAGTTCTCGAAGACGATCCGCGAGGAGATGGACTACGAACGCGAAGCCGAGATGCTTCAGGAGATCAAGTCGAATCTCGCCGTCGACGACCGCTGTGTCGTCCCCGACGTGATCGAGAGTCACTCGAGTCCTCGCGTTCTCACGATGGAGTACATCGGCGGAACGAAGATCAACGACGTCGAAGAGCTCGACCGCCGGGGGATCGATCGGGGCGAGATCGCAGAGAACCTCCAGCGGGTGTATATGCAGATGATCATCGACGACGGCGTCTTCCACGCAGATCCTCACCCCGGAAACCTGGCAGTGACAGACGACGGGCGAATCGTCTTCTACGACTTCGGTATGTCCGGACGGGTCGACGAGTACCTCCAGGAAAAGATAGTCGACTTCTATGCGGCCGTCGCGAACCAGGATATCGAGTCGATCCTCGACGTGCTGATCGAGATCGGGACGCTCTCGCCGGACGCCGACCGGGCGGTGATGACCGACGTGATAGAACTGGCAATCCAGGACGCCCGCGGCGAGGACATCGAGCAGTACCGCGTCCACCAGGTCATCGGCCGAGTCGAGGATTCGATCTACGAGTTCCCGCTTCGGTTGCCGAAGAACCTCGCGCTCGTCCTCCGTGTTGCAACGGTCGTCGAGGGCGTCTGCGTGACGCTGGATCAAGACTACGACTTCATCGCGACGGCGACCGACTACCTCATCGAACAGGGGTATCGGGAGGAGTCGATCCGCCGATATATACGCGAGTCTGGCGAGCAGATACTCCAGTCCGCCGACTCGCTGACCCGGATCGCCCCCAAAACCGAACGCGCCCTCGATCGACTCGAGCGAGATGACCTCTCCGTCCGAGTCGGCGTCGAAGATTCACAGAACGTCTTCGAGAACCTCGCGAAACGGCTCATCTACGGGATGTTGTTGACGATGTCGTTGTTCTCGATGGGCGTCCTGTACGCTCTCGAGGCTCCCGAAGCGTCGCTCGTCGCCGCAGCGTTTTCGGTGGTCGTCGGGATTCAGCTCTAC